Sequence from the Magallana gigas chromosome 4, xbMagGiga1.1, whole genome shotgun sequence genome:
AGATAAGATGGGTACTTTATATAGACTGATTACAAAATTCTACCGTTTATAGTATTTAATGGTTGATATACTTACTATTTACCGACAAAAGAGAGAATATTTTAGAAACAGTTAACGctgatattatacatgtacttgcatgtacatgtaagtgaacAATTGTCAATAttcttttataaattcatattgttgctttgttttaaaaattgcttgtcATTGTTTACTAATAGTTACAAGACAAAAGAGCTGCATGATCACGCACAGTCAAAGAATCATACCATTTTTTCTAATACATgcacgatcccgcacgttacacgaacgaaTCAACAACGGCATacgaactacatgtatttaacacgAAGTGCTTGTAAACAATCACGTTggaagatatatacatgtaccactgtAACACATAAGTATAACTTCAagaattacaattaaaaaatgatacttTGCAATGCATTAAATAATCAGTATTTCTGTGCAATTTGTACATgtgcaatgtgttttgttttgttttttttttatttaaaaacgcgtaaaaaaaacaattcactTCAAGACATTTTAAGAAAGATTTTGAGATTAGCGTGGATTTTGCGAATACTACTCTGTCTGtaagaaaaattcaattataggtacatgtacgtgtaaacTTCAAATGTCAATTAAATCCCTCACTAAGCATTGTGAATAAGATCAATTCAAAAGAGACACATTCTTAAGTAATGTTTATTTAACTGGAAAATCGTAGGGGTTGTCCGGAAACCACGCTCTCGGCATACGTCGGCGGGGGCATCGTCTGTGACACTGCTGGCGGGGGTGGATACGGTTGTTGATGACTATAGCTATATCCCGGATTAGGTGGAGCTGTCAGCTGTACTCCCCAATTTTGATAATACTGGGGATATGTATTATATGCTGCTGAAAAAGGAAAACACACATCAGCTTAGACagtttaaacaaatattgattcgctcaaaattacaatatttattaacCTTTATAACCTTTACGAGTCGTATATTGAGTAGCATATGACACTAAGGAAATAAAATACTAagttttaacagtttaaaattctccctttcatttttttaaacgaacatttaaaaaaaaaacacgtctGAGAGTGtatgtacaaatgaattatgttttaacGCTGAGTATCAAATCATTATTAGTATAATGCAGGTTTGAAGGTAtactttttgaaaaagaatttaaattgaCACAATTGCTATAAGTTCACAGTGACAAGAGAGTAAATGATACATATAAAGAAACATCAAAAACTTAAGAGTGTACATATGGAACAGAAATAGATCAGAAGGAAAAGTTACTTGTTGAAAAACCGGCTGGCTGGATTACGGTTCCTGTTGTCTTCTTCTTACAACAGACCATGCAGACGGCAACAATAATGACGCACAAAAATATGAGACTAATGATTCCTCCCACCACTGCACCAATGATAGATCCAATGGGTCTGTACGAAAAATTAGAGTTAACAAATTAAGATTTCTTCTAAATTTGAAATGAAGAATTT
This genomic interval carries:
- the LOC105344460 gene encoding uncharacterized protein — translated: MAVHQFMLSCVLATIFPDAVWSGTYCYYYYYSYYCYYYYYNYDIPIGSIIGAVVGGIISLIFLCVIIVAVCMVCCKKKTTGTVIQPAGFSTTAYNTYPQYYQNWGVQLTAPPNPGYSYSHQQPYPPPPAVSQTMPPPTYAESVVSGQPLRFSS